A region of the Deltaproteobacteria bacterium genome:
CTCATCACGATCTCGTGCTTCAACCCGGTCCGGCGCGAGGTCGCGCGCATCGCGCTGACCAAGCTGATCGCGGATGGCCGGATCCATCCGACGCGCATCGAAGAGGTGGTCGCCAAGGCCGAAAAAGAGGTCGACCGCGCGTGCGTCGAGGCGGGCGAGCAAGCGGTGTTCGACCTCGGGCTGCACCGCGTGCATCCGGAACTGGTCAAGGCGCTCGGGTCGCTGAAATACCGCATGTCGTACGCACAGAATGTCCTCGCGCACTCCGTGGAGGTCGGATACATCGCCGGATTGATGGCGGCGGAACTGGGCGTGAGCGTCAAGGCGGCCCGGCGCGCAGGCCTGTTACACGACATCGGAAAGGCCGTCGATCACGAACACGACGGGCCACACGCGCTCGTCGGCGCGCAACTCGCAAAGAAGTACCGCGAATCGCCGCGCATCTGCCAAGCGATCGCGGCACACCACGACGACGTACCGCCGGCGAGCGTGTTGGACCACATCGTTCATGCCGCCAACGCACTGTCTGGATCCCGCCCGGGGGCACGCCGCGAACAGCTGGCGACCTATATCAAACGCCTCGAAGACATCGAGGCCTTGTGCAAGGGATTCGACAATGTCACGCGGGCGTTCGCGATCCTGGCCGGACGCGAAGTGCGCGTGATCGTCGAAAACGACAAGGTCGACGATGCCGCCGCGAACTTGCTATCGAAGGAGATCGCGCGCCGCATCGAAGCCGAAGCCACCTACCC
Encoded here:
- the rny gene encoding ribonuclease Y — translated: TVTTVPLPSDDLKGRLIGREGRNVRAIEAATGTDIIIDDTPELITISCFNPVRREVARIALTKLIADGRIHPTRIEEVVAKAEKEVDRACVEAGEQAVFDLGLHRVHPELVKALGSLKYRMSYAQNVLAHSVEVGYIAGLMAAELGVSVKAARRAGLLHDIGKAVDHEHDGPHALVGAQLAKKYRESPRICQAIAAHHDDVPPASVLDHIVHAANALSGSRPGARREQLATYIKRLEDIEALCKGFDNVTRAFAILAGREVRVIVENDKVDDAAANLLSKEIARRIEAEATYPGQIRVVVLRETRASEYAS